One stretch of Bombina bombina isolate aBomBom1 chromosome 7, aBomBom1.pri, whole genome shotgun sequence DNA includes these proteins:
- the LOC128665774 gene encoding transmembrane protein 272, with product MEATVKLCAQIITLTIWIGIGVAMIVMGALYKNDCPIQPYIPIFLLVSGATHLVTFFIMFLRLVCQTIIMIFESFVGIFSFVWFIVGSVWVFRVYNDYVGQCNPDLYLFAFGILLFEYVVIGLAMVGSCCCAITRNVVYETLE from the exons ATGGAGGCTACCGTTAAGCTCT gtgcCCAAATTATTACTTTGACAATTTGGATTGGAATAGGTGTTGCTATGATAGTTATGG GAGCCCTATATAAAAATGACTGTCCGATCCAACCCTACATACCTATATTTCTTCTGGTCTCTGGTGCCACACATCTCGTGACTTTCTTCATAATGTTCCTCAGACTTGTGTGCCAAACAATCATTATGATCTTTGAAAGTTTTGTAGGAATATTCAGTTTCGTCTGGTTTATTGTCG gtAGCGTGTGGGTTTTTAGGGTGTACAATGACTATGTCGGCCAATGTAATCCTGACCTATACTTATTTGCCTTTGGAATACTCCTATTCGAATACGTGGTTATTGGACTGGCGATGGTTGGTAGCTGTTGCTGCGCTATAACAAGAAATGTAGTTTATGAAAC